The genome window CCATACGCGTGGGTGGCGCAGCCCTCTATTGACTGTACTCAAAAGCGGCTTCATGAACTATTGCCCCATGGAGACGGGCACGCGTACTTGCTGCAGCACGGCATTCAGAACTGCTTCGGAACTCATACTGTCCAGTCTCGATTCGGGACGAAGCACAATACGATGAGAGATCACATAAGGGGCCATCGTCTTCACATCATCCGGGAGCACATAATCACGTTCCTGCAAGAAAGCAAAGGCTTTTACCGCCATCATGAAGGATATGGCTGCCCGTGGGCTGGCACCCAGCAATACGGATGGATGGGAGCGGGTTTGACGAACAACATCCAGCAGATAGTCCATGACCGGATCACCGATAAAGACTTCCTTGATCTCCTGCTGGATTGCCGAGATCTGGTCCATATGGGTGACGGATTCGAGACGATCTACAGGCTGGCCGGACTGATGCGTTTTCAGCAGGATTTTCTCGATTTCTTTATCCGGATAACCAAGGCTTATTTTCAACATAAACCGGTCTAATTGTGCTTCCGGCAATGTGTATGTGCCTTCAAAATCAATCGGATTCTGAGTTGCACAGAGCATGAACGGATGTGGCAGATCATACGTATCGCCATCCACGGTTACACTGCGCTCCTCCATGACTTCAAGCAACGCCGACTGAGTTTTCGTGGTGGCCCGGTTAATCTCATCAGCCAGCAGGATGTTGGTCATCACGGGACCTGGACGGAAATAAAAACGTTCATCCTTCGGATGGAACACGGATACGCCCGTAATATCACTGGGTAAAATATCAGGATTACATTGAATGCGTCGGTACTCTCCGCGCATGGATTTCGATAATGCCTTGATTAACTGCGTTTTGCCAGTTCCCGGTACGTCTTCGATCAGAACGTGCCCGCCTGCAAGCAAAGCTGTAAGTAAAAGTTGAATTTCAAAGGATTTCCCCATAATGCAGGATTCCAGATTAGAACGAACTGCGGATATGATTTGGATCGACTCTTTGCGCACAGGCATGTGGTCTAACCTCCTAAAAAAGCATACAGATTTCCTTTTATTGTACATGATCCACGGGCGTGAGTACACTCGAAGGAACTCACAATTTGTTTCCAACCCGTCAGATTCACCGCAGTTCACGCATGAATACGACAAAAAAGGCCCGGATAGAAGTAATCCGAAGCCTTTGGTGAATCAAAATCAGGTTCAAGTGAATTTGTCATATGAAGTTAGCCTTTTGGACGAACCACCAATGCCGCCAAAAAAGAAAAGATGATCGCTGACGATATTCCCGCCGCTGTCAGATCAAAGATCCCGGTGATCACTCCGATCCAACCCTCTTTCTCAAGTTCAGTCAATGCTCCATGTACCAAGGAGTTACCGAAACTTGTTATAGGAACAGAAGCACCTGCACCTGCAAACTTAACCAACGGATCATAAAGACCGAGTGCATCCGCAACCGCACCTGCCACAACAAGTGTACTCATGGTATGTGCCGGTGTAAGTTTGACACCATCCATTAGAAGCTGTCCTACAACACAGATCAAACCGCCAACGATAAATGCCCACAAGAACTGCATTCCATTAACCCTCCTTCTCTATAGCTACGGCATGTGCGATACAAGGAATAGTTTCACCCTGCTGATACGAGAGCGGTGACAAGAGTGCACCCGTAGCCACAACGAGTACCCGTTTGAGATCACCCTTCTGCATCCGATTCAAAATGTGACCGTAGGTTACCGTGGCAGAACATCCGCAGCCACTTCCTCCTGCAACAACATAAGGCTGTTTCTCCCGATCATAGATCATCAATCCGCAATCATTGAACACTGTCTGTTCCATGGGGAGACCTTCTTTTTGCAAAAGCTCTTTGGTAATCGGCAGACCGACAGAAGCCAGATCCCCGGTCACAATAAGATCGTAATAACCAGGCTCCAGTCCTGTATCCCTGAAATGAGAGATCAGGGTGTCGGCGGCTGCCGGTGCCATCGCTGAACCCATGTTGAAGGGATCTTTGATTCCCAAATCCATGATCCTACCAATGGTAGCCTTGGTCACTACTGGACCATCACCCGTACGGGACACCACACCACACCCTGAACCCGTAACGGTATATTGCGCATAAGGCGGCTTCTGAGAGCCATACTCCGTCGGATAACGAAATTGCTTCTCAACCGTGCAGTTGTGACTGACCGTACCTGCAAGGACATAATCGCCAGCTCCCGAGTCCACAATCATGGATGCCAGCGCCAACGTTTCCATAGAAGTTGAACAAGCTCCGAAGACACCAAGGTAAGGCACACCCAATTTTCTCGCTGAAAATGAACTGCTGATAATCTGATTCATCAGATCTCCACCAACAAAAAAGTGTAGCTCTTCCTTGGTGATGTTTGCATTAATCAAAGCGAGTTGGGAAGCCTGTTCGAGCAGTTTGCGTTCTCCCTTCTCCCACGTCTTCTCACCGATCTCAAGGTTGTCATAGATGTAATCAAAATCTGATGACAAGGGACCTTTGCCTTCATCTGGTCCTACTACTGCCGCCTTGCCGATAATTCGCGGACGATTCTCAAATTGCCACGTTTGGCGACCCAATCGCTTCACAGGTGTCCACCTCCAAATCCCAAAAAGGCGTACACGATGCCTACAACAAATGCTGCCACGACACCAAACACAATAACGGAACCAGCAAGTTTGAACATGTTGGCCCCAACCCCAAGTACCAACCCTTCAGCACGATGTTCAAGTGCAGCAGAGCACATGGAATTGGCAAATCCGGTTACCGGCACAGCCGTTCCTGCTCCTGCCCATTGAGCCATTTTATCGTATACCCCAAGACAAGTCAGAATAACGGATATGAGAATCATGACCGCCACCGTAGGATTGGAAGCTTCCTTCGATGTCATGTCGAAACCGGCCATGAAAGCCTCTTGAATGGCCTGTCCTATCAAGCAGACGGTACCTCCAACCAGAAATGCCTTGAGGCAGTTCTTCAGGATTGGACGAGGCGGTTCATGTTTTTTCGCAACTTTTTTGTACTCCTTTTCATCCATGGACAGGGACGACGTTTTTTTTTCGCTTCCAGATGCAGATTGAGCTGGCAAGATGCAAGACCTCCTCTATGTCAAAATGGTTCAAAGCTACGGCTGAATGCCAATGTGTATAATCTTATATTCAGTGTTTGTTAATCATCGGAAGGTTATGTATCCGGCGACAGACAGCATATGTTTCCAACAAGATCATACGGTGGAAACAGGTTGGAGATCCGCCGGATTTGAAGGCTCATAGATACGTTCTATAAATAAAGAAGAACAATCACGAGCAAGATAAAAAGAACGATGAACAGTACTTTTTCCGTGCCCTCTTCCGGAGGCTTCATTGGATAGTTAGCTCCTTCCTGTATGAGACAAGGAAATATTGAGTATATAAACTTCACAAAATGATGACATCCCCTCTGTATATTCATATTCATTGAAGTAGCTCCAGGTCTGCGGCTACCGCGGATAAAATCATGAAACATGCGTAAGACAAGCGCCCATAACATGCCTTAAATACGTGACATAAACATGGACAATCACTTGCGCAAGGTTCATACTGTAATGTGACCAGTGGTTAAATAACAAGTCCTCCGCATAATCAGATGCGTGTTCAAAAAAGTCTGATTTTGAACTACATCTAAAAGGACAACAGGCGGGTAGCCGTTCTACTGTGACCTGAAATACATACCAACAGAGGAGTTGTTGACACATGAATGAAAAAACGATGGATATGTTTCGCACGTTGACGGAGTTTCCCTCCGCATCCGGTTTTGAACGTGAGCTTCGCGGCTGGATGAAAGAGCAGCTTTCCGCTTATACGGATGAGTTCGTCCAGGATCGCCTAGGGAGTCTATTTGGTGTTTTACGGGGAGAGGAATCCGGTCCTAAAGTTATGGTTGCCGGACACTTTGACGAAGTTGGTTTCATGACTACGGGCATTACCGAAACAGGTATGATCAAATTCCGTCCACTGGGTGGATGGTGGAGTCAGGCTGTACTTTCTCAACGATTGGAAATCATTACACCTGACCGTCGGATTACCGGAGTTGTTGGTTCCACACCTACACACTTGCTGGACGAGTCCCAGCGGAACAAACCTGTTGATTTGAATTCCATGTATCTCGATATTGGAGCAGACAACCGTGCCGAAGCAGAATCCTGGGGCATTCATCCAGGGATGCAGATTGTGCCAATCTGTGAATTCACGCCGATGGCAAACCCGAAAAAAATCATGGCCAAAGCGTGGGATAATCGTTACGGCGTAGGTCTTGCACTTGAACTGGTTGAAGCGTTACACAAGGAAAAACTGCCAAACACACTTTATGCTGGTGCAACGGTTCAGGAAGAACTGGGGCTTCGTGGTGCACGTACGGCGGCCAATCTGATTCAGCCTGATATCTTCTTCGCGCTTGACTGTAGCGCGGCGAATGATATGACAGGTGACAAACAGTCATTTGGACATATCGGAGAAGGAGCATTACTTCGTATTTTTGACCCGGGTATGTTCACTCATCGCGGAATGGTGGAATATGTTCAAGATACGGCTTCATCGAATCAGATCAAAATGCAGTATTTCATCTCACCAGGCGGTACTGATGCAGGCCAAGTTCACCTGAGCGGCATTGGTGTGCCCTCAACAGTGATTGGGATCTGTGCACGTTATATCCATACCTCTTCTTCCATCATTCATACGGATGACTACGATGCGGCCAAAGAATTGATTGTAAAACTCGTTAAAGGTCTTGATCGGACAACGATGAATACCATTATTGATAACGCGTAGTTCAGTTACATGGAAAACACTTAAATAATTATGCCTGAAAGAGATGTCCCGTCAGACCGGGATGTCTCTTTTTTTGGTTTAATCAACTAGATTAATAGGTCGAACATTATGGAGAATGCCACATAAGATATACGATAATGGAAGATCAATAACCAAACACCAACCAGTGGGGGACCTGTTATGGCAGTGGGAAGAAACGGAAAATCGAATAAAGGTTCTAACAAAAAACCAAACGCTGCTAATACCCTCCTTAATGGAAACCTCAAGGGAAAAAATCTCGAATTGATTGTAGCAGCGCTATTGGTGAGCGGAAAGTTGAGAGTGGATGCTGTCACGTTGTTTCGTGAGGCTACATTGGTTGTGGAATTGGTTGGTCAATATAAAACACTTCAAAAGGTCACACCCTCCAATTCAGACAAACTGGTACAATTCCTGGATGAAACCGGCGGCGATATGACGCTGAATGATGTTATACAGGCATTTCAACAGAGAATCAATTCCTAATCGCCAAGAAATGAGGTGGACATCATGTCCGAGTTTGACGGAACCGGGTTTGCCGAACTGTTAATTGTGCTTATTCTTGTTGTTTTATTTGTTTATGGCTCTACTGACATCGGAACACTCACTGGCTCACCTACTTCAACCTGATCTTATTGTAAGTCCTAACAGTAAAAATCGCAGCATCTGGAGAAAATGAACACATCAAAATGCCAATCCGATTCACCGGACTGGCATTTTATGTATCATTACAGAAATAATGGCGAGAACGCAAACCACGCCAAAATAAGGGTAAGCACAATGCAGACATTCTCTACAACGG of Paenibacillus sp. FSL R5-0517 contains these proteins:
- the spoVAE gene encoding stage V sporulation protein AE — its product is MQFLWAFIVGGLICVVGQLLMDGVKLTPAHTMSTLVVAGAVADALGLYDPLVKFAGAGASVPITSFGNSLVHGALTELEKEGWIGVITGIFDLTAAGISSAIIFSFLAALVVRPKG
- a CDS encoding MoxR family ATPase codes for the protein MPVRKESIQIISAVRSNLESCIMGKSFEIQLLLTALLAGGHVLIEDVPGTGKTQLIKALSKSMRGEYRRIQCNPDILPSDITGVSVFHPKDERFYFRPGPVMTNILLADEINRATTKTQSALLEVMEERSVTVDGDTYDLPHPFMLCATQNPIDFEGTYTLPEAQLDRFMLKISLGYPDKEIEKILLKTHQSGQPVDRLESVTHMDQISAIQQEIKEVFIGDPVMDYLLDVVRQTRSHPSVLLGASPRAAISFMMAVKAFAFLQERDYVLPDDVKTMAPYVISHRIVLRPESRLDSMSSEAVLNAVLQQVRVPVSMGQ
- the spoVAD gene encoding stage V sporulation protein AD — protein: MKRLGRQTWQFENRPRIIGKAAVVGPDEGKGPLSSDFDYIYDNLEIGEKTWEKGERKLLEQASQLALINANITKEELHFFVGGDLMNQIISSSFSARKLGVPYLGVFGACSTSMETLALASMIVDSGAGDYVLAGTVSHNCTVEKQFRYPTEYGSQKPPYAQYTVTGSGCGVVSRTGDGPVVTKATIGRIMDLGIKDPFNMGSAMAPAAADTLISHFRDTGLEPGYYDLIVTGDLASVGLPITKELLQKEGLPMEQTVFNDCGLMIYDREKQPYVVAGGSGCGCSATVTYGHILNRMQKGDLKRVLVVATGALLSPLSYQQGETIPCIAHAVAIEKEG
- a CDS encoding M42 family metallopeptidase, which produces MNEKTMDMFRTLTEFPSASGFERELRGWMKEQLSAYTDEFVQDRLGSLFGVLRGEESGPKVMVAGHFDEVGFMTTGITETGMIKFRPLGGWWSQAVLSQRLEIITPDRRITGVVGSTPTHLLDESQRNKPVDLNSMYLDIGADNRAEAESWGIHPGMQIVPICEFTPMANPKKIMAKAWDNRYGVGLALELVEALHKEKLPNTLYAGATVQEELGLRGARTAANLIQPDIFFALDCSAANDMTGDKQSFGHIGEGALLRIFDPGMFTHRGMVEYVQDTASSNQIKMQYFISPGGTDAGQVHLSGIGVPSTVIGICARYIHTSSSIIHTDDYDAAKELIVKLVKGLDRTTMNTIIDNA
- the spoVAC gene encoding stage V sporulation protein AC; protein product: MDEKEYKKVAKKHEPPRPILKNCLKAFLVGGTVCLIGQAIQEAFMAGFDMTSKEASNPTVAVMILISVILTCLGVYDKMAQWAGAGTAVPVTGFANSMCSAALEHRAEGLVLGVGANMFKLAGSVIVFGVVAAFVVGIVYAFLGFGGGHL